A part of Aegilops tauschii subsp. strangulata cultivar AL8/78 chromosome 2, Aet v6.0, whole genome shotgun sequence genomic DNA contains:
- the LOC109774207 gene encoding E3 ubiquitin-protein ligase SINA-like 10, with amino-acid sequence MVVHEEGEIMQTEQDPTMELSMCKGGHLACADCRVERPGNQRQCQKCEHGGGFDVRNTAVDAVLSSVRVVCPHEGCGLYVTYHKLADHQSVCPLTPCKCPVPVCDYEGPPPVLSRHISTVHPMPVHRIQYGKALQLQVPLSEPRLLLFAEEDGRAFFLVDGVLDIGAPIAVSVVCIRAGVSPLPHYVAKLWANGPPGEPKGRTDAVKVEMEVTSSRDPGDVAVQELTFFTVPPKLLAGAKPVSLHMQIDKLTS; translated from the exons atggttgtgcacgaggagggcgagatcatgcagacggaacaggacccgacgatggagctctctatg tgcaagggagggcacctggcttgcgcggactgccgcgtcgagcgccccgggaaccagcggcagtgccagaagtgcgagcacggcggtggcttcgacgtgcggaacacggcggtggacgccgtcctctcctcggtgagggtggtgtgcccgcacgaaggctgtgggctctacgtcacttaccacaagctcgccgatcaccagagcgtgtgtccgctcacGCCCTGCAAATGCCCTGTGCCCGTCTGCGACTACGAAGGCCCACCGCCGGTGCTCTCCcgccacatcagcaccgtgcatcccatgcccgtgcacaggatccagtacggcaaggcgctccagctgcaagtgccactgtcggagccacggctcttgctgttcgcggaggaggacggccgtgcgtttttcttggtcgacggcgtgctcgacatcggcgcgcctatcgccgtgtcggtcgtctgcatcagagcgggggtgtccccactgccgcactacgtggccaagctgtgggcgaacggcccgccgggggagcccaaaggcaggaccgacgctgtcaaggtggaaatggaggtgacaagcagcagggatcccggcgacgtcgccgtgcaggagctgaccttcttcacagttccgcccaagctgctggccggggctaagccggtgtccctccacatgcagattgacaagctcacgtcctaa